The following proteins are encoded in a genomic region of Neovison vison isolate M4711 chromosome 12, ASM_NN_V1, whole genome shotgun sequence:
- the LOC122891096 gene encoding olfactory receptor 6C74: MKNHSTVTTFILLGLTDNPQLQVVIFLLLLFTYMLSVSGNLTIITLTLMDSHLKTPMYFFLRSFSFLEISFTTVCIPRFLVSMATGDKSISYNSCAAQLFFTIVLGAIEFFLLAAMSYDRYVAICKPLHYTTIMSDRVCNLLVLASWLAGFIVIVPPLLVGLQLDFCADNTIDHFFCDFSPILQLSCTDTDVIDLMAFLSAILTLLVTLILVILSYANIIRTILKIPSSQQRKKAFSTCSSHMVVVSISYGSCIFMYVKPSAKDRVSLNKGIALLSTSVTPMLNPFIYTLRNKQVQDAFKHVIKKIEIFSVK, translated from the coding sequence ATGAAAAACCACAGCACAGTAACAACTTTTATTCTTCTTGGACTGACTGATAATCCACAATTACAAGTggtcatttttcttctccttcttttcaccTACATGTTGAGTGTCAGTGGGAATCTAACCATAATCACTCTCACCCTAATGGACTCCCATCTAAAGAcacccatgtatttcttcctccgaagtttctcatttttagaaatttcattCACAACTGTCTGCATCCCCAGATTTCTTGTCAGTATGGCAACAGGTGATAAGTCCATTTCTTACAATAGTTGTGCAGCACAGCTGTTTTTTACTATTGTCTTGGGTGCAATTGAATTTTTTCTTCTAGCTGCCATGTcttatgaccgctatgtggccatctgcaaacccCTGCATTACACCACCATCATGAGTGACAGAGTCTGCAACTTGTTGGTCCTTGCTTCATGGTTGGCTGGTTTTATAGTAATTGTTCCACCACTCCTTGTGGGTCTCCAGCTAGATTTCTGTGCAGACAACACTATAGAtcatttcttctgtgatttttctcctaTATTACAGCTCTCTTGCACAGACACAGATGTAATAGATTTAATGGCATTTCTCTCAGCCATTTTGACCCTCCTGGTTACACTGATATTAGTGATTCTCTCCTACGCAAACATCATCAGGACTATACTGAAGATACCTTCTTCTCAACAGAGGAAGAAAGCCTTTTCTACATGTTCTTCTCACATGGTAGTTGTGTCCATTTCATATGGCAGCTGCATTTTCATGTATGTGAAGCCCTCTGCAAAGGACAGAGTATCTTTAAATAAAGGGATAGCCCTGCTCAGTACCTCTGTTACCCCTATGTTGAATCCCTTCATTTatacactgagaaacaaacaagTGCAAGATGCTTTTAAGCACGTGATCAAAAAGATTGAGATTTTCTCAGTGAAGTGA
- the LOC122891109 gene encoding olfactory receptor 6C74-like: MGNHTQAIVFILAGLTDDPQLKVVLFVFLLLTYLLSVTGNLTIITLTLVDTHLKTPMYFFLRNFSFLEISYTTTCIPKLLVTMATGDKTISFNCCVTQVFFAFLLGASEFYLLAAMSYDRYVAICKPLHYTTIMNSKICIQLVFCCWLAGFFVIFPPLLLGINLDFCASKIIDHFYCDTTPLMQISCSDTQLLETMGYISALVTLIVTLVMVIISYTCIALTILKIPSANQRKKAFSTCSSHMIVISLSYGSCIFLYVKPSVKQRTSFSKGIAVLNTSVAPLLNPFIYTLRNQQVKKAFMNVVHKTVSFPNK; this comes from the coding sequence ATGGGAAACCACACACAAGCAATAGTGTTTATACTGGCAGGTTTGACTGATGACCCACAACTGAAAGTTGTGTTGTTTGTCTTTCTGCTTCTCACCTACTTGCTGAGCGTCACTGGCAATCTGACCATCATCACACTCACCCTGGTGGATACTCACCTCAAGACccccatgtattttttccttaggaATTTTTCCTTCCTAGAAATTTCCTATACTACTACATGCATCCCTAAATTGTTGGTTACTATGGCAACTGGAGACAAAACCATTTCCTTTAATTGTTGTGTAACTCAAGTGttttttgccttccttcttgGTGCATCTGAATTTTACTTGCTGGCTGCCATGTCCTATGACCGCTATGTTGCCATCTGTAAGCCCCTGCATTACACAACCATCATGAACAGTAAGATCTGCATTCAACTTGTCTTCTGTTGTTGGCTTGCTGGATTTTTTGTCATCTTTCCACCTCTCCTCTTAGGCATAAATCTTGACTTCTGTGCCTCCAAAATTATTGACCATTTCTACTGTGATACAACTCCCCTCATGCAGATCTCCTGCTCAGACACACAGCTCTTAGAGACAATGGGATACATCTCTGCTTTGGTGACACTCATAGTCACATTGGTGATGGTGATAATATCATATACTTGTATTGCCTTAACAATTCTAAAAATCCCGTCTGCTAATCAGAGGAAAAAAGCTTTTTCAACATGTTCTTCTCACATGATTGTGATATCCCTTTCTTATGGTAGCTGCATCTTCCTGTATGTCAAACCATCAGTCAAACAAAGAACATCTTTTTCCAAGGGAATTGCAGTGCTCAATACTTCTGTGGCTCCACTTTTGAATCCTTTCATCTACACTTTGCGGAACCAGCAGGTGAAAAAAGCCTTCATGAATGTGGTACACAAAACTGTTTCTTTTCCAAACAAATGA